In Salisediminibacterium beveridgei, one DNA window encodes the following:
- the thrC gene encoding threonine synthase, whose product MMWRGLLEEYRQYLPVNEHTPLLSLQEGNTPLLPMKHLSEKFGVELYVKYDGANPTGSFKDRGMVMAVAKAKEAGSEAIMCASTGNTSAAAAAYAAQARMRCFIVIPDGKIAMGKLAQAVVYGGEIVSIEGNFDQALQMVRNLEDQSPITLVNSVNPFRIEGQKTAAFEIVDVLGSAPDVLSIPVGNAGNITAYWKGFKEYHEAKGTGLPEMRGFEAEGSASIAMNKIIDQPETLATAIRIGNPASWDYAVTAARESNGKIDYVTDDEIVEAYKLIAREEGVFAEPASAASIAGLIKQLKTGEIKKGSRVVCVLTGNGLKDPNTAIDTAPVQPTVLPNDEKVVFEHLLGRVNA is encoded by the coding sequence ATGATGTGGCGAGGATTACTTGAAGAATACCGGCAGTATTTGCCAGTCAATGAGCACACCCCCCTGCTTTCCCTTCAGGAGGGGAATACCCCCCTTCTTCCGATGAAGCACCTGTCCGAGAAATTCGGTGTGGAGCTCTACGTAAAGTATGACGGTGCCAATCCGACTGGTTCTTTTAAAGACCGGGGGATGGTCATGGCGGTAGCAAAAGCCAAGGAAGCGGGAAGTGAGGCGATTATGTGTGCCTCAACAGGAAATACGTCTGCTGCAGCTGCCGCGTATGCAGCACAGGCGAGAATGCGCTGCTTTATCGTGATCCCCGACGGCAAAATTGCGATGGGTAAGCTGGCACAGGCTGTCGTCTACGGCGGTGAAATTGTCAGTATCGAAGGAAACTTCGATCAGGCGCTGCAGATGGTGCGTAACCTCGAAGATCAGTCACCGATCACGCTCGTTAACTCCGTCAACCCGTTTCGCATTGAAGGCCAGAAAACGGCAGCGTTTGAAATCGTCGACGTCCTCGGTTCTGCTCCGGATGTCCTGTCCATCCCTGTCGGGAATGCCGGAAACATCACTGCATACTGGAAAGGCTTCAAGGAGTACCATGAAGCAAAAGGAACCGGACTGCCCGAAATGCGTGGCTTCGAAGCAGAAGGCTCGGCATCGATTGCCATGAATAAGATCATCGATCAGCCGGAAACCCTCGCCACAGCGATCCGCATCGGGAATCCCGCCAGCTGGGACTACGCAGTAACCGCTGCAAGAGAGTCCAACGGGAAAATCGATTACGTCACCGATGATGAAATCGTTGAGGCCTATAAGCTGATTGCCCGTGAAGAAGGGGTCTTTGCAGAACCGGCTTCCGCCGCTTCCATTGCCGGCCTCATCAAACAGCTCAAGACCGGTGAAATCAAAAAAGGATCAAGAGTCGTCTGTGTCCTGACAGGAAACGGTCTGAAAGATCCGAATACCGCCATTGATACCGCTCCGGTTCAACCGACCGTCCTGCCAAATGATGAGAAGGTCGTATTTGAACACTTGCTTGGACGTGTGAACGCATGA
- the thrB gene encoding homoserine kinase: MSRFDSFDIIVPASTANLGPGFDSVGMALNRHLSLTITPSEVWEVELIAGDLEGIPTDESNFIIEIAKWLADKWNEPLPPVHIGMVSNIPLARGFGSSATAIVAGIELTNQLLHLHLTDEEKVQWATLYEGHPDNVAPSIYGGLVVGHHDEEGTEIVRAGIPAIDLVALIPDYPVSTSKSRDALPETLNYAEAVKASSISNVQVAAMMRNDWTLAGRMMKKDRFHRPYRYLNIPEWKQAEEIADQLPVYGATLSGAGPIILFFTPQGTGEEMKSRIQRAFPESTIECLQPDPHGVTVKHKLTTE; the protein is encoded by the coding sequence ATGAGCCGCTTTGATTCCTTTGACATCATCGTACCCGCAAGCACCGCAAATTTAGGACCTGGGTTCGATTCTGTCGGCATGGCTTTGAACCGGCATCTCTCCTTGACCATTACCCCGTCCGAGGTGTGGGAAGTTGAACTGATTGCCGGCGATCTCGAAGGAATTCCAACAGATGAGAGCAATTTCATCATCGAAATTGCCAAGTGGCTGGCTGACAAATGGAACGAACCCCTGCCACCGGTTCATATCGGCATGGTGAGCAATATTCCTCTCGCACGCGGTTTTGGAAGCAGCGCAACAGCAATTGTTGCCGGGATTGAGCTGACGAATCAATTATTACATCTGCACCTGACCGATGAGGAAAAAGTGCAGTGGGCCACGCTTTATGAAGGACATCCGGATAATGTTGCCCCTTCCATTTACGGCGGGTTGGTTGTCGGGCACCATGACGAGGAAGGTACCGAGATTGTCCGGGCCGGGATCCCCGCCATCGATTTAGTGGCACTGATCCCTGATTACCCTGTGAGCACTTCCAAATCCAGGGACGCACTGCCTGAAACCTTGAATTATGCTGAAGCGGTAAAAGCGAGCAGTATCAGTAATGTCCAGGTGGCTGCCATGATGCGAAACGACTGGACACTCGCAGGACGGATGATGAAAAAGGACCGTTTCCACCGTCCTTATCGTTATCTGAATATCCCCGAATGGAAACAAGCAGAGGAGATCGCAGATCAACTCCCTGTCTACGGTGCGACATTAAGCGGCGCAGGACCGATTATTTTATTCTTCACGCCTCAGGGCACCGGCGAAGAAATGAAATCGAGGATACAGCGGGCTTTTCCAGAATCCACGATCGAATGTCTTCAACCGGATCCGCACGGCGTCACCGTCAAACACAAACTCACAACGGAATGA